From the Solibacillus sp. FSL R5-0449 genome, one window contains:
- a CDS encoding YhzD family protein produces the protein MENYRFTAFEKTGETLFDEVWNFANDDAAKIEGQKQIEEKGIAEKTHRLVNSSGKLILFHV, from the coding sequence ATGGAGAATTATCGTTTTACTGCATTTGAAAAAACTGGGGAAACATTATTTGATGAAGTGTGGAATTTCGCAAACGATGATGCTGCAAAAATCGAAGGACAAAAGCAAATCGAAGAAAAAGGTATTGCCGAGAAAACTCATCGATTAGTAAACTCGTCGGGTAAATTAATTTTATTCCACGTTTAG
- the serC gene encoding 3-phosphoserine/phosphohydroxythreonine transaminase, with protein MTVTTKRAFNFNAGPSALPLEVLQKAQAELVDFKGTGMSVMELSHRSGAFEEVHNEAIANLRQLYEIPENYEVLFLQGGASLQFSMIPMNFLNEGQKASYIQTGAWSEKAFAEAKLFGTPVEAASSKSNNYKNIPALSDIQIDEDSAYLHLTSNNTIFGTQWKTFPTTGDVPLIADMSSDILSKKIDVSKFAMIYAGAQKNLGPSGVTVVIIRKDFLEKAKSTIPTMLKYSTHSKNNSLYNTPPTFGIYMLGEVLKWVKAEGGLEAIEQRNEEKAKYIYDVIDNSNGFYFGHATEDSRSLMNITFRVADEELEKKFLAEAKTAGFVGLNGHRSVGGCRASAYNAVPVETCKALAEFMVKFQQDNQ; from the coding sequence TTGACAGTAACAACAAAACGCGCGTTTAACTTTAATGCTGGTCCATCGGCATTACCATTAGAGGTTTTACAAAAAGCACAGGCGGAGCTAGTGGATTTTAAAGGTACTGGTATGTCGGTAATGGAATTAAGCCACCGAAGTGGGGCATTTGAAGAGGTCCATAATGAAGCGATTGCAAATTTACGCCAGTTATATGAAATCCCTGAAAACTATGAAGTACTGTTTTTACAAGGCGGAGCAAGCCTTCAATTTTCAATGATTCCAATGAACTTCTTAAATGAAGGACAAAAGGCAAGCTATATCCAAACAGGTGCTTGGTCAGAAAAAGCCTTTGCCGAAGCGAAGTTATTCGGAACACCTGTGGAAGCAGCTAGCTCAAAAAGCAATAACTACAAAAATATCCCGGCTCTTTCAGATATCCAAATCGATGAAGATTCAGCATATCTTCACTTAACATCAAACAATACAATTTTCGGTACTCAGTGGAAAACGTTCCCGACTACTGGTGACGTCCCTCTAATCGCGGACATGTCTTCAGATATTTTATCAAAGAAAATTGATGTATCGAAATTTGCCATGATTTATGCGGGCGCACAGAAGAATTTAGGCCCTTCAGGTGTAACGGTTGTCATCATCCGTAAAGATTTCCTTGAAAAAGCGAAGTCAACTATCCCGACAATGCTGAAGTACTCTACACATTCTAAAAATAACTCGTTGTACAATACACCTCCTACATTCGGTATTTATATGCTGGGCGAAGTATTGAAATGGGTGAAAGCTGAAGGTGGCTTAGAAGCGATCGAACAGCGCAATGAAGAAAAGGCGAAGTATATTTATGATGTCATCGACAATTCGAACGGCTTCTACTTCGGGCATGCCACTGAAGATTCTCGTTCATTGATGAACATTACATTCCGTGTCGCTGATGAAGAGCTGGAGAAAAAATTCCTTGCTGAAGCAAAAACAGCCGGATTTGTCGGTTTAAACGGTCACCGTTCTGTAGGAGGCTGCCGCGCGTCTGCTTACAACGCTGTCCCAGTCGAAACATGCAAAGCCCTTGCTGAATTCATGGTGAAATTCCAGCAGGATAACCAATAA
- the yhaM gene encoding 3'-5' exoribonuclease YhaM codes for MNGITKLQPGEQVDQYLLIKEAKKGVTTVGKPFMSLILQDRSGDIEAKLWDTNEEHENLYRAQVIVKVGGEIHDYRGKNQLRVKQIRPARDEEGVQISDLLPTSAVPKEQLFEELTQYFFQIQNPNISRITRNLTKKYQDQLLIYPAATKNHHDYASGLLDHVVSMLKLSEAICDLYPTLNRDLLYAGVILHDIGKVIELSGPVGTMYTVEGNLLGHISIMVNEIGQAANELKIEGEEVMLLQHLVLSHHGKEEWGSPKKPMIQEAEILHYIDNIDAKMNMLTRALDKTKPGEFTERLFPLDNRSFYKPMI; via the coding sequence GTGAATGGAATTACAAAACTCCAACCTGGTGAACAAGTGGACCAATATTTATTGATCAAAGAAGCAAAAAAAGGCGTGACGACTGTCGGTAAGCCTTTTATGTCACTAATTTTACAGGATCGTAGCGGCGATATTGAAGCGAAGCTATGGGATACAAACGAAGAACATGAAAATTTATACCGTGCACAGGTAATTGTAAAAGTTGGGGGAGAGATTCACGACTATCGTGGAAAAAACCAACTGCGTGTGAAACAAATCCGACCTGCACGTGATGAGGAAGGCGTTCAAATCAGCGATCTTTTGCCGACATCTGCGGTGCCAAAAGAACAGTTATTTGAAGAGCTTACACAGTACTTCTTTCAAATTCAAAATCCGAACATCTCGCGTATTACACGCAATCTTACAAAAAAATACCAAGATCAATTACTGATCTATCCTGCCGCAACTAAAAATCATCATGACTATGCATCCGGTTTACTTGACCATGTTGTATCGATGCTGAAATTAAGTGAGGCGATTTGTGATCTATATCCGACGCTGAACCGTGATTTATTGTATGCGGGGGTTATTTTACATGATATCGGTAAGGTCATTGAGCTAAGCGGTCCAGTAGGTACAATGTATACGGTGGAAGGCAACTTGCTTGGTCATATTTCAATTATGGTCAATGAAATTGGTCAAGCTGCCAATGAACTGAAAATCGAAGGTGAAGAAGTGATGCTGCTTCAACATCTTGTATTGTCACATCACGGAAAAGAAGAGTGGGGCAGCCCGAAAAAGCCTATGATTCAGGAAGCGGAAATTTTACACTATATTGATAATATTGACGCGAAGATGAATATGCTGACACGTGCCCTTGATAAAACGAAGCCTGGTGAATTTACAGAGCGTCTATTCCCATTAGATAACCGTTCATTCTACAAGCCGATGATTTAA
- a CDS encoding FAD-binding dehydrogenase, which yields MHYDAIVIGAGLAGLTAVCQLIDAQKKVLLVDQEPENSIGGQAFWSFGGLFLVDTPEQRRLGIKDSKELAWQDWRGSAGFDRLEDEDYWAYEWAKAYVDFAAGEKYEWLKSQGIQFFPVVGWAERGGALAGGHGNSVPRFHIVWGTGPAIVEAFSSKVLQAVESGLIDYLPRHQVTDLMTEDGAVTGIQGNILENSIIRRGEESSREVIGTFEYTADAVVVASGGIGANIELIKENWPSRLGLPPENMVSGVPAFVDGKMLEITERAGGRIVNRDRMWHYTEGLKNWDPIWKNHGIRILPGPSSMWFDATGNRFKAPNFPGFDTLSTLEAIQKTGYDYSWFILTEKIIEKEFALSGSEQNMDLTNKSIMDVLKRVLPGPPKAVQAFKENGEDFVIADSLKDLVDGMNKLAGNDLLDFMHIKEQILARDREIENIFSKDAQINALHGARNYIGDKLIRAAKPHKILDPKAGPLIAVRLNILTRKTLGGLQTNLNGQVLNDEGNPVQGLFAAGEVSGFGGGGVHGYRSLEGTFLGGCLFTGLQVGKYLATFKPLPSKAKALEV from the coding sequence ATGCATTATGATGCAATCGTAATTGGAGCGGGTTTAGCAGGATTAACTGCGGTTTGTCAGCTTATAGATGCGCAAAAAAAGGTATTACTTGTTGATCAGGAACCCGAAAATTCAATCGGGGGTCAGGCATTTTGGTCATTTGGAGGACTGTTTTTAGTAGATACACCTGAACAGAGAAGGTTAGGTATAAAAGACAGTAAGGAGCTTGCTTGGCAGGATTGGCGCGGCTCTGCAGGATTTGACCGATTAGAGGATGAGGATTACTGGGCATATGAATGGGCAAAGGCCTATGTAGATTTTGCTGCGGGGGAAAAATATGAGTGGCTGAAATCACAGGGCATTCAATTTTTCCCGGTTGTCGGCTGGGCAGAGCGTGGGGGTGCTTTAGCAGGCGGACACGGGAATTCAGTTCCGCGCTTTCATATCGTTTGGGGAACTGGTCCTGCGATTGTAGAAGCTTTTTCAAGTAAAGTACTGCAAGCTGTGGAAAGTGGTTTGATCGATTATTTGCCGCGCCATCAAGTAACGGATTTAATGACTGAAGATGGCGCTGTTACGGGCATTCAAGGGAATATTTTAGAAAATAGTATTATTCGCCGCGGTGAAGAAAGTTCAAGAGAAGTTATCGGAACATTTGAGTATACGGCAGATGCAGTCGTCGTAGCGAGCGGTGGCATCGGGGCAAATATAGAGCTTATTAAAGAAAATTGGCCGTCACGACTTGGATTGCCGCCGGAAAATATGGTATCCGGCGTTCCTGCATTTGTTGATGGAAAAATGCTCGAAATTACGGAGCGTGCTGGTGGGCGAATCGTCAATCGAGACCGGATGTGGCATTATACGGAAGGCTTGAAAAACTGGGATCCAATTTGGAAAAACCACGGAATTCGTATACTGCCAGGACCGTCCTCGATGTGGTTTGATGCAACAGGAAACCGTTTCAAAGCACCGAACTTTCCCGGTTTTGATACACTCAGCACACTTGAAGCCATTCAAAAAACAGGCTATGACTACTCCTGGTTCATATTGACAGAAAAAATAATCGAAAAGGAATTTGCATTATCCGGTTCTGAGCAAAATATGGATTTAACAAATAAAAGTATAATGGACGTGCTGAAGCGGGTTTTACCAGGGCCGCCCAAAGCCGTTCAGGCATTTAAAGAAAACGGGGAAGACTTTGTCATTGCGGATAGTTTAAAAGATTTAGTCGATGGGATGAACAAACTGGCAGGCAATGACTTGCTTGATTTCATGCATATAAAAGAGCAGATTTTAGCGCGTGACCGTGAAATTGAAAATATCTTTTCAAAGGATGCGCAAATCAATGCATTGCACGGAGCAAGAAACTATATCGGGGATAAATTAATTCGTGCAGCGAAACCCCATAAAATTTTGGATCCGAAAGCCGGACCGTTAATTGCGGTACGTTTAAATATACTCACAAGAAAGACATTAGGGGGATTACAAACCAATTTAAACGGGCAAGTACTAAATGACGAGGGAAATCCTGTTCAAGGACTCTTTGCGGCAGGGGAAGTCAGCGGCTTTGGCGGCGGTGGTGTACATGGCTACCGTTCATTGGAAGGCACATTTTTAGGCGGGTGCCTATTTACGGGCTTGCAGGTCGGTAAATATTTAGCCACTTTTAAGCCTTTACCAAGCAAGGCCAAAGCATTGGAAGTGTGA
- a CDS encoding enoyl-CoA hydratase, with amino-acid sequence MNFETINLEIAERKATLTLNRPTAMNAMDFTMMRELADCFEALHNEKDVQILIIRGEGRVFSAGGDVKMMVSSDDFSDFGTIMDDISRLVKAYYTLPMITIAQIHGAAAGLGFSLALGSDIIVAEQSSKLAMNFIGIGLVPDGAGHFFMKERLGTPKAKQMIWEGKVLSGDEALALGLIDYNVEDGQALVTVDQLVGKLLASPILAKIETKLILHNANLPVLEQILEGESAGQVKMRQTQDHLEGIQAFVGKRMPQFEGK; translated from the coding sequence TTGAATTTTGAAACTATTAATCTGGAAATTGCGGAGCGAAAAGCAACATTAACATTAAATCGCCCGACTGCTATGAATGCAATGGATTTTACAATGATGCGCGAATTGGCGGATTGCTTTGAAGCGCTACATAATGAAAAGGATGTTCAAATTCTTATCATTAGAGGGGAAGGGAGAGTCTTCTCTGCTGGCGGCGATGTAAAAATGATGGTTTCGTCAGATGATTTTTCTGATTTTGGAACGATTATGGATGATATTTCACGTTTAGTGAAGGCGTATTATACACTTCCGATGATTACGATTGCACAAATTCATGGCGCTGCGGCCGGCTTAGGATTTAGCCTGGCGTTAGGAAGTGATATCATTGTCGCAGAGCAATCGAGTAAATTAGCGATGAACTTTATCGGCATCGGTTTAGTTCCTGACGGTGCAGGACACTTCTTTATGAAGGAACGTCTAGGAACACCAAAAGCGAAGCAAATGATATGGGAAGGAAAAGTGCTAAGCGGCGATGAAGCGTTAGCATTAGGACTCATTGATTATAATGTAGAAGATGGTCAGGCATTAGTAACCGTAGACCAGCTTGTCGGCAAGCTGTTGGCATCACCGATCTTGGCGAAGATTGAAACAAAGCTGATCTTGCATAACGCGAACTTGCCTGTATTAGAGCAAATATTGGAAGGCGAATCGGCCGGACAAGTGAAAATGCGTCAAACACAGGATCATTTAGAAGGGATTCAGGCTTTCGTCGGAAAGAGAATGCCGCAATTTGAAGGGAAGTAA